One Candidatus Hinthialibacter antarcticus DNA window includes the following coding sequences:
- a CDS encoding FliG C-terminal domain-containing protein — translation MSDQTARIKEMLSALSKQKNKSKKGLQTLIGMLGQMDRQTEQTIMRTLDQQYPDLAQSLREQYFTFEDLVSMEDAVLKRAFEEVHRSTLAASLKGQPQPVRDKVLINLSPRAAAMLEDDMDAMGPQPRHIVEEAQREVTEALKRWRNVIL, via the coding sequence ATGAGCGACCAGACCGCGCGAATCAAAGAAATGTTGTCGGCGCTTTCAAAACAAAAAAACAAGTCGAAGAAAGGCTTGCAAACCCTCATCGGCATGTTAGGCCAGATGGACCGCCAGACCGAACAAACCATCATGCGCACACTCGACCAGCAGTATCCCGACTTGGCGCAATCGCTGCGCGAACAATATTTCACCTTTGAAGATTTGGTCTCAATGGAAGACGCTGTTTTAAAACGCGCTTTCGAAGAAGTCCACCGCTCGACGCTGGCGGCGTCGCTCAAAGGCCAACCGCAGCCGGTTCGCGACAAAGTGTTAATCAACCTTTCGCCGCGCGCCGCCGCCATGCTCGAAGACGACATGGACGCCATGGGGCCGCAGCCGCGACACATCGTCGAAGAAGCGCAACGCGAAGTGACCGAGGCGCTCAAACGCTGGAGAAACGTCATACTATAA
- a CDS encoding 2-phosphosulfolactate phosphatase, whose product MKIDLLFTWHELQPRSLENSIVVVADVLRATTVMMRALQNGARAIMPQDSEQSAQDMYTLLQEQGLPVLLCGEKEGVKREGYHLGNSPSEFTPAAVNDKIMVQLTTNGTKALSAARTAQKTFIAAFSNMTAAANRLRLYKDDAEECLFVVSGREGRYCLEDAVCLGGIIALLIEPPGVFTEVSDAARSSVDLFHLYQDDLLNMLHTCYHGRYLQEIGLGDDLEECAQVNTTPITPEMKGNRISIA is encoded by the coding sequence TTGAAGATTGACCTCCTGTTCACCTGGCATGAACTACAACCCCGGTCGCTGGAAAACAGCATCGTCGTGGTCGCCGACGTCTTGCGCGCCACCACCGTTATGATGCGCGCCCTGCAAAACGGCGCCCGCGCGATCATGCCTCAAGATAGTGAACAATCGGCGCAAGATATGTACACCCTATTGCAGGAGCAAGGCCTGCCCGTTTTGCTCTGCGGCGAAAAAGAAGGCGTCAAGCGAGAAGGCTATCACCTGGGCAACTCGCCCTCGGAATTTACGCCCGCAGCCGTCAACGACAAAATCATGGTGCAATTGACCACCAATGGAACCAAAGCGCTCTCGGCGGCGCGTACCGCGCAAAAAACTTTCATCGCAGCCTTTAGCAATATGACCGCCGCCGCCAACCGCCTGCGCCTTTACAAAGACGACGCCGAAGAATGCCTGTTCGTCGTTTCAGGCCGCGAAGGGCGCTATTGCCTCGAAGACGCCGTCTGCCTGGGCGGCATCATCGCCCTGTTGATTGAGCCGCCCGGCGTGTTCACCGAAGTCTCCGACGCGGCCCGTTCCTCCGTTGACCTGTTTCATCTCTATCAAGACGACCTGCTCAACATGCTGCACACCTGTTACCATGGCCGCTATTTGCAGGAAATCGGCCTGGGCGACGACCTGGAAGAATGCGCGCAAGTCAACACCACGCCGATCACGCCGGAGATGAAAGGCAATCGCATTTCTATCGCGTAA
- a CDS encoding SMC family ATPase: MIPRTLALRNFLSYGEDVEPLDFTSFSMACLTGRNGHGKSALLDAITWALWGEARKANYSRTPDGDLLRLSADEMSVEYTFELSERIYQVYREHRRNKRSGRLEFRVRDKSEEAFSLLTGSSKKETQKRIIETLRLDYRTFVNSSFLQQGKADAFTRQSPQERKEILGNILGLAYYDRLLEETKQRLSQTKAQLKALDESVAAIEDELADEDEVKSQETELGEALKALEAKLEALRKQERAEQDRLTQLKIKQQQLQQTEAAFKEIQKRIVDADAQMKRLQQEQKTLTDLVSNEVDIQRRKERGEQVANELNRLLELDGQLQKMEASRREQERAVEQERARLREALASSKSEQTQIEEAVREAGRLLGRKEEIERNYQAYQALQQRDQQCSAQRPPFDALAAEKQKCESEVEQEKQRLNNRLAELRGRVNDLSALAKQLEGAKAAAAQLPQTEEDVTQYKAQEEDVVEQGRRASSSVDAAEKETERLEAQIHETNEKLDLLGKGETQECPLCRQSLDAHSQHDLESHLQQEIKQAQSNIQKFKKQIGRDKKNVLDLRNAYKDAKAKREQAETRLSQLKMRADQQTRLQQEWDEKQALLKEANEIEASVRDAQFALDARTRVDRIQQEMQRLGYDAAAHAEIQTQIQARQDDYLQWNRLQEETRRSQQRTARMEVVLKSIEEAEGVLNAEAFAAEARQALRQTMEEMAPLQEALSARKTLHEEQQQLRNALTDWNRLQAAKERLPELERDVEKRNAESQELHVRLRALEDDMQAVAPQLKTLAQDEKRLEDIQQEIRNQETGRNGLQRNLGAVQEKRQRLEQRKQERKDAKSKRADLQRDVKLYDILRGAFSRDGIPALIVERALPELENDANRLLHRLTNGACSVKLESQRERKSGGVAETLDIKISDELGTRDYEMFSGGEAFRTDLALRIALSQLLCRRAGSRLQLLVIDEGFGTQDEDGLSQIVQAIDEIQDEFEKILVVTHLEELKEKFMVRIEVMKEPGVGSRYQVIHTF, encoded by the coding sequence ATGATTCCACGAACATTGGCCCTGCGAAATTTTTTATCGTACGGCGAAGACGTTGAGCCGCTTGACTTCACCAGTTTTAGCATGGCCTGTCTGACCGGGCGCAACGGCCACGGTAAGTCGGCGTTGCTCGACGCTATCACCTGGGCGCTGTGGGGCGAGGCGCGTAAGGCGAACTATAGCCGAACGCCCGACGGCGACCTGTTGCGGTTGAGCGCCGATGAGATGTCGGTGGAATATACTTTTGAACTCAGCGAGCGCATTTATCAGGTCTATCGCGAACACCGCCGCAACAAACGCTCGGGGCGCTTAGAATTTCGCGTACGCGACAAGAGCGAAGAGGCGTTTAGTTTGTTGACGGGTTCCAGCAAAAAAGAAACCCAAAAGCGCATCATCGAAACCTTGCGCCTCGACTACCGCACCTTTGTCAATTCATCGTTTTTACAACAGGGCAAAGCCGACGCGTTTACCCGGCAGTCGCCGCAGGAACGCAAGGAAATTTTGGGTAACATTCTAGGGCTGGCCTATTACGACCGACTGCTGGAAGAAACCAAGCAACGCTTGAGCCAGACAAAAGCGCAGTTAAAGGCGCTGGATGAGTCGGTCGCCGCCATTGAAGATGAACTCGCGGACGAGGACGAAGTGAAATCCCAAGAGACGGAACTCGGCGAAGCGTTGAAAGCGCTCGAAGCGAAACTCGAAGCGTTGCGCAAACAAGAACGCGCCGAACAAGACCGGTTGACCCAACTCAAAATCAAACAGCAACAACTCCAGCAAACCGAAGCCGCGTTTAAAGAGATTCAGAAACGGATTGTGGACGCGGATGCTCAGATGAAGCGCTTGCAGCAAGAACAAAAAACGCTGACGGACTTGGTCTCGAACGAAGTGGATATTCAACGGCGAAAAGAACGCGGCGAACAAGTTGCGAATGAATTGAACCGACTGCTTGAACTTGATGGGCAGTTGCAGAAAATGGAAGCGTCCCGCCGGGAGCAGGAACGCGCTGTCGAACAAGAACGCGCACGGCTGCGCGAAGCGCTGGCTTCATCCAAAAGCGAACAGACGCAGATCGAAGAGGCGGTGCGTGAAGCCGGGCGCTTGTTGGGCCGTAAAGAAGAAATAGAACGGAACTATCAAGCCTATCAGGCATTGCAACAACGAGACCAGCAGTGCAGTGCGCAACGCCCGCCGTTTGACGCGCTGGCGGCGGAAAAACAAAAATGCGAATCCGAAGTGGAACAAGAAAAACAACGCCTCAACAATCGCTTGGCTGAGTTGCGGGGGCGGGTGAATGATCTCAGCGCCCTGGCCAAACAGTTGGAGGGAGCGAAAGCCGCTGCGGCGCAGCTCCCTCAAACCGAAGAGGATGTGACGCAATATAAGGCGCAGGAAGAGGACGTGGTCGAACAAGGCCGCCGCGCAAGTTCTTCGGTTGACGCCGCCGAAAAAGAGACCGAACGCTTGGAGGCGCAAATTCACGAAACGAATGAGAAACTCGATCTGCTGGGCAAGGGAGAAACTCAGGAGTGCCCCTTGTGCCGTCAATCGCTGGACGCCCACTCGCAGCACGATCTCGAATCGCATCTGCAACAAGAGATCAAGCAAGCGCAATCGAATATCCAGAAATTTAAAAAACAAATTGGGCGCGATAAAAAGAACGTGCTCGATTTGCGCAACGCCTATAAAGACGCCAAGGCCAAACGCGAGCAGGCCGAAACCCGACTTTCGCAATTGAAGATGCGGGCCGACCAACAAACGCGCTTGCAACAAGAGTGGGACGAAAAGCAGGCATTGCTCAAAGAAGCCAATGAGATTGAGGCTTCGGTTCGCGATGCGCAGTTTGCGCTCGACGCCCGCACCCGCGTTGATCGCATCCAACAGGAGATGCAGCGACTGGGGTATGATGCAGCGGCGCACGCGGAAATTCAAACGCAAATTCAAGCGCGACAAGATGATTATCTGCAATGGAACCGCTTGCAAGAAGAGACCCGGCGGAGCCAGCAGCGGACGGCGCGTATGGAAGTGGTTTTGAAATCCATCGAGGAGGCCGAAGGCGTACTAAACGCGGAGGCGTTCGCCGCCGAAGCCCGCCAGGCGCTGCGACAAACGATGGAAGAAATGGCGCCGCTGCAAGAAGCGCTGTCGGCGCGAAAAACATTGCACGAAGAACAACAACAATTGCGCAATGCGCTGACCGATTGGAACCGTTTGCAAGCCGCGAAAGAACGCCTACCAGAACTTGAGCGCGACGTCGAGAAGCGCAATGCAGAATCACAAGAATTGCACGTGCGTTTGCGGGCGCTAGAAGACGACATGCAAGCGGTTGCGCCGCAATTAAAAACGCTTGCGCAAGATGAAAAGCGCCTGGAAGACATCCAGCAGGAAATCCGCAATCAAGAAACCGGGCGGAACGGGTTGCAGCGCAATCTGGGCGCGGTCCAGGAAAAACGGCAACGGTTGGAACAACGCAAACAAGAACGCAAAGACGCGAAATCCAAACGGGCGGATTTGCAGCGCGACGTGAAGTTGTATGACATTCTGCGCGGCGCCTTCAGTCGCGACGGCATCCCGGCGCTGATTGTCGAACGCGCCCTGCCGGAGCTCGAAAACGACGCCAACCGGCTTCTTCACCGACTGACCAATGGCGCCTGCTCGGTGAAATTGGAGTCGCAACGCGAGCGCAAATCGGGCGGCGTGGCGGAGACGCTCGATATCAAAATCAGCGACGAACTCGGCACTCGCGACTATGAAATGTTCAGCGGCGGCGAAGCGTTTCGCACCGACCTGGCGCTGCGCATCGCGCTCTCGCAGTTGTTGTGCCGCCGCGCAGGCAGCCGTCTGCAATTGCTGGTGATCGACGAAGGCTTCGGTACGCAGGATGAAGACGGCCTGAGCCAGATCGTCCAGGCGATTGATGAAATTCAAGACGAGTTCGAGAAAATCCTGGTCGTCACTCACCTGGAAGAATTAAAGGAAAAATTCATGGTGCGCATCGAAGTGATGAAGGAGCCGGGGGTCGGCTCGCGCTATCAAGTTATCCATACATTTTAG
- a CDS encoding DUF1080 domain-containing protein translates to MVRNIVLSILSLMVCCFVLSTQAEPVKVLLITGGHEFDEKEFFEVFSLTPDIVYRHVAQPGANEMFASGEAMKYDVAVLYDMWPKITDAQKEGYLEFLRAGKGIVATHHCAASYPEWTGFVDLIGGMYVLQPIKRHGKTLAPSAYKHEVHVPVKIADKNHPITQGLSDFTIFDETYKDVYVHPDSHVLLTTDEPTSTPQLAWAIDHAPGRAAYIQLGHDKHAFQNESYRRLISNAIAWADHGASDNGWVSLFDGKTLDGWKQVNGTAKYSVKDQTIIGWTVEGSPNSFLCTTRNYGDFALEFEVKVDTRLNSGVQVRSESKSDYQNGRVHGYQVEIAVNGLPGYVYDEARRSKFINENTDRKKAMDAFHDGEWNHYRVVCKGDLIQTWINGVPLEHVNDSMTKEGFIGLQVHSFNGETPAWVQWKNIRIKEL, encoded by the coding sequence ATGGTTCGGAATATCGTTTTATCAATATTGAGTCTAATGGTTTGCTGTTTTGTGTTGTCCACACAAGCGGAACCCGTCAAAGTGTTATTGATTACCGGCGGACATGAGTTTGACGAAAAAGAATTTTTTGAAGTGTTCAGCCTCACGCCGGACATCGTCTATCGCCACGTCGCCCAGCCCGGCGCCAACGAGATGTTTGCTTCCGGCGAGGCGATGAAATATGACGTGGCGGTCTTGTACGATATGTGGCCCAAAATTACAGATGCGCAAAAAGAAGGCTACTTGGAATTTCTGCGCGCGGGCAAGGGAATCGTCGCGACCCACCACTGCGCGGCGTCGTACCCCGAGTGGACGGGGTTCGTTGATTTGATCGGCGGCATGTATGTTTTGCAGCCAATCAAACGGCACGGCAAAACGCTGGCCCCCTCTGCGTATAAGCATGAAGTGCATGTCCCCGTGAAAATCGCCGACAAAAACCACCCCATCACGCAAGGGCTTAGCGACTTCACTATTTTTGATGAAACCTACAAAGATGTGTATGTGCATCCTGACTCGCATGTTTTGTTGACAACCGATGAGCCGACCAGTACGCCGCAACTGGCCTGGGCCATTGACCACGCGCCGGGGCGGGCTGCGTACATTCAACTGGGTCACGATAAACATGCGTTTCAAAATGAAAGTTACCGGCGGTTGATCTCAAACGCTATCGCTTGGGCTGACCACGGCGCTTCAGATAACGGCTGGGTTTCGCTGTTCGACGGTAAGACGCTCGACGGTTGGAAGCAAGTCAACGGGACGGCGAAATATAGCGTGAAGGATCAAACCATCATCGGTTGGACGGTGGAAGGCAGCCCCAATTCGTTCTTATGCACGACGCGCAACTACGGCGACTTTGCGTTGGAATTTGAAGTCAAAGTCGATACGCGCTTGAATTCCGGCGTCCAGGTTCGCAGCGAAAGCAAGAGCGATTATCAAAACGGGCGCGTACACGGCTATCAGGTTGAAATTGCGGTGAACGGCCTGCCGGGTTATGTGTATGACGAAGCCCGCCGCAGCAAATTTATCAATGAGAACACCGATCGTAAGAAAGCGATGGACGCGTTTCACGACGGCGAGTGGAACCATTACCGCGTTGTGTGCAAGGGCGATTTGATTCAAACCTGGATCAATGGCGTCCCGCTGGAACACGTAAACGATTCGATGACCAAAGAAGGGTTTATTGGATTGCAAGTCCATAGTTTCAATGGCGAAACGCCTGCATGGGTGCAGTGGAAGAACATTCGCATCAAAGAACTCTAA